The Armatimonadota bacterium genomic sequence CCCGCCTCCCCCCCGCAGCTGCCGGACGAGCTCCACCACCTGTGCTACGCCCGTGGCGCCCAGGGGGTGCCCCTTCCCCAGCAGCCCCCCGCTGGGGTTGATGGGCAGCCGCCCGCCGATGTCCGCCTCGCCTCGGGCGGCCCGCTTAGGGTATTCCCCCACGGGATACAGGCCCAGCCCTTCTACCCGCAGCACCTCCGCGATGCTGAAGCAGTCGTGCACCTCCGCAAAATCCACCTCTTCCGGTCCGATCCCAGCCCGCTGGTAGGCGTCCTGAGCCGTGACGTGGGTGAGGGACTCGAAGGCCATGGAGGGGAGCCCTACCTCTACCGTGCCCGTGCGGAGGGACGCGGCCAGCAGCCGCACCGCACGAGCGCGCCCGATCTGCCGCACCACCCGCTCGCTGGCGAGCACCACCGCCGCGGCTCCGTCGCTTACAGGGCAGCAGTCCAGCAGTCGCAGGGGTTCCGCGATGGGACGGGAGTTCAGCACGTCCTCTACGGTAATGGGGTTCCGGAACTGGGCGTACGGGTTGAGGCTGGCGTTACGCTTGTTCTTCACGGACACGTACGCCAGCTCCTCCCGCGTGGTCCCGAACTCCGCCATGTGCCGTACGGCCCGCATGGCGTACACTGCGGGCATGGTGAGCCCCAGGGCCGCTTCGAGATCGTTCTCACCGGGCGTGAGGGCTCCCCGGAAACGCGTGGTAAGGTGCTCTGTGCCGAAGGCCAGCACCACATCGTACTCTCCCGCTCGGATGCCGAGGAATCCCTCCCGCACCGCGCTGGCCCCGCTGCTGCAGGCGTTCTCCACGTTCACGAGAGGGATTCCCGCAAGGCCCACCTGGGCCAGCACCCGCTGGCCCAGGACCATGCCCCCATACACGTGCCCGCAGTACGCGGCCTCGATGCGCCGGGGATCCAGATCCGCATCCCGCACCGCCTCCCGGATGGCCTCCGCAGCGAGATCCACCGCATCCCGGTCCGGATGCCTGCCGAACCGGGTCATGCCGACTCCGATCACGTACACGTCCGTCATCCCGACCCCTCCCGCGCCGGGCTAGCAGGCTGGAAACGCCAGCCCACCACCTTCCGCCCCTCCGCGTCC encodes the following:
- a CDS encoding thiolase family protein; protein product: MTDVYVIGVGMTRFGRHPDRDAVDLAAEAIREAVRDADLDPRRIEAAYCGHVYGGMVLGQRVLAQVGLAGIPLVNVENACSSGASAVREGFLGIRAGEYDVVLAFGTEHLTTRFRGALTPGENDLEAALGLTMPAVYAMRAVRHMAEFGTTREELAYVSVKNKRNASLNPYAQFRNPITVEDVLNSRPIAEPLRLLDCCPVSDGAAAVVLASERVVRQIGRARAVRLLAASLRTGTVEVGLPSMAFESLTHVTAQDAYQRAGIGPEEVDFAEVHDCFSIAEVLRVEGLGLYPVGEYPKRAARGEADIGGRLPINPSGGLLGKGHPLGATGVAQVVELVRQLRGGGGTAADPQSARGARALSGRKGRGDRGSCVYRAHRRTVRGCGTRYPSGA